One window from the genome of Glycine soja cultivar W05 chromosome 12, ASM419377v2, whole genome shotgun sequence encodes:
- the LOC114378501 gene encoding transcriptional regulator TAC1-like, whose product MESDHHHEAASDNHPSDGEEQGASHVTSRSYECNFCRRGFSNAQALGGHMNIHRKDKAKLKQQQSSNQIQQDPAKSGGEESNKPNWNWNVSPQEHVIHKRHQLPLFAETPTSSETQKPQGQTQTTTEQTLLSTHQDSSSELDLELRLGPEPQDSSAETDTRNFF is encoded by the coding sequence ATGGAATCtgatcatcatcatgaagcagcATCAGACAATCATCCCTCTGATGGAGAGGAGCAAGGTGCAAGTCACGTGACATCTAGGTCCTACGAGTGCAACTTCTGCCGGAGGGGCTTCTCTAATGCACAAGCACTAgggggacacatgaacatcCACAGAAAAGACAAAGCCAAGCTCAAGCAACAACAATCTTCAAACCAAATTCAACAGGATCCGGCCAAGTCTGGTGGTGAAGAGAGTAACAAACCAAACTGGAATTGGAATGTGTCTCCACAAGAACATGTCATTCACAAGAGGCATCAGCTTCCACTCTTTGCCGAAACACCAACTAGCAGTGAAACACAAAAGCCACAAGGTCAAACTCAAACTACTACTGAACAAACTTTGTTATCTACTCATCAAGATTCCTCATCGGAGTTAGACCTTGAACTGAGACTAGGACCTGAACCACAGGATTCATCAGCAGAAACGGatacaagaaattttttttga